From Dermatophagoides farinae isolate YC_2012a chromosome 10, ASM2471394v1, whole genome shotgun sequence, a single genomic window includes:
- the LOC124490239 gene encoding uncharacterized protein LOC124490239, translating to MMMMMKTPHSNHHYRQQAEYYHPYYYPPTSHTHHHHHHGGLIFYAASPSSSPSIQPLATGKFTSPSLISLSSGSPSSPISLSSPSSFSSLEVVSSLFKTSPTTSTTTTTTTATTTTTAITKATTTTNINNMLEITTNDHKQHNDMNDMETTAAISLFHIDSSLVPPSQTQLSSRSSILHFDGISINNDIRANIQDVCSSAPASSSPQPQPLSSFASMTGNGFKKIQEELHIQQHQHEHHNQGNYMMIPMMMFPNHHHHHQTAIHPQVDQVTTATNASNSNSTMPHFSTDDISYSHHLHPTILMAHHHNHSINQSPSSSLISNQEQFLYHPLNHQIFSNPIASNSKESESQSQSAIAATTTSTTTTTIPHHQTKFRYSHHHHHSPSTVISTIGTPPPIHRQLQQQSQPQKQSPTSSPNHYTSTLHSIKSTTKMTNGQSKKITRNDSNSSSSSSSTKSSHHQQCKVCGDTPIGKNFGVVTCGSCKIFFSRNIDSKERLQCRNHNRCMDSLNKSNRRNCSACRLDKCIRLGMRVKRNRQKQHSSTTNTSSIESPKIIRNANRSLSESSSNHINGNYSQVLSHDQGSSQASDDIEINDQETGGLDDPMDYVDIPSLVQIEHGAVNSSSNPNVRNEFNYLSSTENLFSISNCSDYDLTNESTSNQQPTTSAEKDEMLQPVRSESIIQLLSYQQQRQQPLFNSVSVIQQAPPSRPPSSALVVSTHNENDDSLIAESEDEDNNDEEEEDGIEEVLEKQENCQPISYVSVCAYSEQQSSTSKSGGTNNNSNEESSNQMLVPYNSSAALITASKLIGVDEEDIESIEQQTHDGFNYSHVRSSINAHTRYNYSNFYDENYYKYYYLPSNLNNYHDHHNSSYSNDLQQNSSNVVDDDGDSMNNTHLTIVRNRYDDNNGYSHNNRSNLASVELCKVEARNFGDQDHALIADLEKWQPYIRIHMGLDYTTTAPLQTSTSTMNIRINEADYQHYRHKLFAKEREKIEYLNSTCRMISAKPQSHDQLRAIFDSLERGIFYANKSFKLYEEFWCESEISELIRQNKTGFIKKKNNLLHMLYHLRGVQNFDDNLNAWAIFNGVSDNGFTMIKLDMFQQSVKKEMAAAHRQYITSFPQEWRKDPTVFNLMTYLLLFGAFDRPHSPFKCDKLTYFQYLYLFKRYFECMYQDEEQAQQMLLWMLKLIRQLSPLCSECLTACTHSLNPAVLKKIGPNYAQCLMMEEKQLKKSFPSSSSLCSSSVSMSLASTSSCSIKSTNQAQTSMATIPKMVPNSSSSSSHVECDKNNTINDQSHNLNADEPMIIQDE from the exons atatcaacaatatgCTAGAgataacaacaaatgatcatAAACAACATAATGATATGAACGATATGGAAACTACAGCTGCCATATCTTTATTTcatattgattcatcattggtgCCACCGTCACAaacacaattatcatcacgaTCATCGATACTGCATTTTGATGGCATTTCGATCAACAACGATATCAGGGCTAATATACAGGATGTTTGCTCTTCAGCTCCAGCATCATCTTCACCACAACCACAGCCATTATCGTCATTTGCATCAATGACAGGAAATGGTTTTAAGAAAATCCAAGAAGAACTCcatattcaacaacatcaacacgaacatcataatcaaggaaactatatgatgataccaatgatgatgtttccaaaccaccatcatcatcatcaaactgCTATTCATCCACAAGTAGATCAAGTCACGACCGCTACGAATGCttcgaattcaaattcaacaatgcCACATTTTTCAACCGATGACATTTCTTATTCTCACCATCTTCATCCAACAATATTGATGGctcatcaccataatcataGCATAAATCAATCGCCATCCTCATCATTGATATCTAATCAAGAGCAATTTCTTTATCATCCTCTCAATCACCAAATATTCAGTAATCCTATAGCATCCAATTCTAAAGAATCAgaatcacaatcacaatcagCTATAgctgcaacaacaacatcgacaacgacaactacGATACCTCATCATCAGACAAAATTTCgttattctcatcatcatcatcattcaccatCGACGGTCATATCGACTATTGGAACACCTCCACCCATTCATCGTCaattgcaacaacaatctcAGCCACAAAAGCaatcaccaacatcatctCCAAACCATTATACATCTACTTTGCATTCGATAAAAtccacaacaaaaatgacaaatggtcaatcgaaaaaaatcactagaaatgattccaattcttcatcttcatcttcatcaacgAAATCtagccatcatcaacaatgtaAAGTTTGTGGCGATACACCTATTG gaaaaaattttggtgTCGTAACATGTGGTTCGTGCAAAATATTCTTCAGTCGTAACATTGATTCCAAG GAACGACTTCAATGTCGAAATCATAATCGTTGTATGGATTCGCTTAATAAATCGAATCGCCGAAATTGTTCAGCATGCCGTTTGGATAAATGTATTCGACTAGGTATGCGTGTCAAACGTAACCGACAGAAGCAACATTCTTCAACAACCAATACCTCATCAATTGAATCCCCAAAAATTATACGAAATGCTAATCGAAGCCTTTCCGAATCCTCATCGAATCATATCAATGGAAATTATAGTCAGGTTCTTAGCCATGATCAAGGATCATCGCAAGCAAGTGATGacattgaaataaatgatcaaGAAACTGGCGGTTTGGATGATCCAATGGATTATGTTGACATTCCAAGTTTGGTACAGATCGAACATGGAGCtgtcaattcatcatctaaCCCTAATGTAcggaatgaattcaatt ATTTATCTTCGACTGAGAATCTATTCTCCATTTCTAATTGCTCTGATTATGATCTCACCAATGAATCGACATCGAATCAACAACCGACAACATCTGCGGAAAAGGATGAAATGCTACAGCCCGTTCGATCCGAATCGATTATTCAACTTCTTTCTTATCAACAGCAGCGACAACAACCATTGTTCAATAGTGTTTCTGTCATTCAACAAGCTCCTCCTTCTCggccaccatcatcagcTTTGGTGGTATCAacacacaatgaaaatgatgatagctTGATTGCTGAATCAGAAGATgaagataataatgacgaagaagaagaagatggAATAGAAGAGGTGCTTGAAAAGCAAGAGAATTGTCAGCCGATTTCCTATGTTTCAGTTTGTGCCTATTCTGAACAGCAGTCTTCGACATCTAAATCAGGAG gcaccaataataatagcaaTGAAGAATCTAGTAATCAAATGCTGGTGCCTTATAATTCATCAGCAGCATTGATAACTGCCAGTAAACTGATAGGTGTGGATGAAGAAGATATAGAATCCATTGAACAACAGACTCATGATGGTTTCAATTATAGTCACGTgcgatcatcaatcaatgctCATACAAGATATAATTATAGCAACTTTTacgatgaaaattattataaatattattatctaccatccaatttaaataattatcatgatcaCCATAATAGCAGCTATTCAAATGATctacaacaaaattcatcaaatgttgttgatgatgatggcgattcaatgaataatacGCATTTGACTATCGTTCGAAAtcgttatgatgataataatggctaTAGTCATAATAATCGTAGTAATCTTGCATCAGTCGAACTATGTAAAGTTGAAGCCCGAAATTTCGGTGATCAAGACCATGCATTGATTGCTGATCTAGAGAAATGGCAACCTTATATACGAATACATATGGGACTTGATTACACAACCACGGCGCCATTACAAACATCGACATCTACGATGAATATTCGAATCAACGAGGCCgattatcaacattatcgtCATAAACTATTTGCTAAAgaacgagaaaaaattgaatatctCAATTCAACCTGTCGAATGATCTCTGCTAAGCCTCAATCACATGATCAGCTACGTGCAATATTCGATAGCCTCGAAAGAGGTATATTCTATGcaaacaaatcattcaaattgtaCGAAGAATTCTGGTGTGAATCCGAAATATCCGAATTGATTCGCCAAAATAAAACTGGTTTtatcaagaaaaagaataactTATTGCACATGTTGTATCACTTGAGAGGTGTACAGAattttgatgacaatttgAATGCATGGGCCATTTTTAATGGC gTGAGCGACAATGGATTCACAATGATCAAGTTGGATATGTTTCAGCAATCGGTCAAGAAAGAAATGGCTGCCGCACATCGACAATACATAACATCGTTTCCACAGGAATGGCGTAAAGACCCCACCGTATTTAATTTG atgacttatctgttgttgtttggcgCATTCGATCGACCACATTCCCCATTCAAATGTGACAA GTTGAcatattttcaatatctATACCTGTTCAAACGTTACTTTGAATGCATGTATCAAGATGAAGAACAAGCACAACAAATGCTGTTATGGATGCTGAAATTAATACGACAATTAAGCCCACTATGTTCAGAATGTCTGACCGCCTGTACGCATAGTCTTAATCCAGCCGTATTGAAAAAGATTGGTCCGAATTATGCacaatgtttgatgatggaagaaaaacaattaaaaaaatccTTTCCATCCTCGTCCTCATTATGTTCTTCATCTGTATCAATGTCATTGGCATCCACATCTTCATGTTCGATTAAATCGACCAATCAAGCGCAGACATCAATGGCTACTATACCGAAAATGGTTCCAAactcatcgtcatcatcttcaCATGTTGAATgtgacaaaaacaacaccATAAATGATCAGTCACATAATCTTAATGCTGATGAACCGATGATTATACAAGacgaataa